A segment of the Paracoccus suum genome:
GTGTGACAGTGACGCTGGCGAACGCCGGCGCCGATCCGCTGCCGGTGATCGAGAAACTGCAGGCCCTCGGCTACCCGGCATCGCCCATCGACACCTCTGACCTGGGACCACAGGCCGAAAGCGCCCAAAGCCGCCAACTGGTTCGTGCCATGGCGGTTGCAGGTTTTGGCGCGGCCAACATCATGCTGCTATCGGTGGCGGTCTGGTCGGGCGCCGATGGCGCGACGCGCGAGACGTTCCACCTGATTTCCGGCCTGATCGCGCTGCCCATCGTCGCCTACTCCGGCCGGCCCTTCTTTGACTCTGCGCTGCGCGCTTTGCGGGCGGGGCGCACGAACATGGACGTGCCTATCTCGATCGGTATCCTGCTCGCCGTCGCGCTGAGCGTGGTCGAGACCGTCCAGGGCGGCGCGCATGTCTTTTTCGACGCGGCCGTTACGCTGATCTTTTTCCTTCTGGCCGGTCGCTACCTCGACCAGTTGATGCGCGAGAAAGCCCGCAGCGCGATCACCGGCCTCGCCCGTCTGGCCCCCAAGGGCGCCAGCGTGGAGCGACCGGACGGCACGTCGGAATGGCTGCGTCTCGACGCCGTGGCGCCTGGCATGATCCTGCACATCGGGCCGGGCGAGACGGTGCCGCTGGATGTCCGCGTGGTGGAGGGCGCGACGGATATCGATCGCTCGCTCGTCACGGGCGAGTCGATGCCGATTGCGGCAGGCCTCAACGCGACACTGGAGGCTGGAACGCGCAACCTGACTGGCACGCTGCGGGCCGAGGTGTTGCGCGCGGCTGACGAGTCATTCCTTGCCCAGATGCAACGCATGCTGGGCGAGGCCGAGGCCGGGCGCGGGCGCTATGTCCGTATTGCGGATCGCGCGGCGCGCCTCTATGCGCCGGTCGTCCACTCGCTGGCGCTGCTGACCTTCATCGGCTGGGTGCTGGCCACGGGCGACTGGCGCGCATCTGCCTTTGTCGCGATCAGCGTGCTGATCATCACCTGTCCCTGCGCGCTGGGCCTAGCCGTGCCGGTCGCCCATGTGGTCGCCGCCGGCCGGCTGATGCGCGAGGGCGTGCTGATGAAGGACGGGTCCGCCCTCGAACGGCTGGCGCAAATCGACCACGTCGTCTTCGACAAGACAGGCACGCTGACGACGGGCCAGCCGAGGGTCAGCGCGGCCCCGACCGATCCCGCACGGAGGGCTGCCGCCCGCGCGCTCGCCGCCGGGTCGGTGCACCCCGCGGCCTTGGCCATCACCGCGCATCTGCCCGAGTGCGGACCGCCGGCCTCCGACCTGCGCGAGGTGCCGGGTTTCGGCATCGAAGCCGTGGTTTCCGGCCGCCGCGCACGCCTCGGCCGCTCATCCTGGGTCGCCGAAATCGCGTCGGGCGGGACTGCGCCCGCCGGGCCGGCCTTCGCTTTCGAGCGTGACACCGCCGAAGCTTTCCATCTGGCCGAGACCCTGCGCGACGGCGCCCGCGAGACAATTGCGGAACTTGAGGCGCGGGGGCTGACGACCGCCATGCTGTCCGGGGACGTGGCAGAGCGCGCTAAGGCCATGGCCAGCCGGCTGGGCATTGCCGAGGTCCATGACGGTGCGACGCCCGCGGACAAGATCGGCTATCTCAATGCTCTGCAGATCGATGGACGCCGGGCAATGATGGTCGGCGACGGCCTCAATGATACGGCGGCACTTGCTGCGGCCCATGTGTCGATGGCCCCGTCGAGCGCCTCCGATGCTGGCCGCAGCGCCGCGGACCTGGTCTTTTTGCGAGACGGTTTGCAGGCGGTGGCCGTGGCGCACGACCTCGCGCGCCGCACCGCCCGGCTGGTGAGCCAGAATATCGGGCTTGCCGTCGCCTACAACTGCCTCGCCATCCCGCTCGCGATGGCGGGACAGGTCACGCCCTTGATCGCGGCGCTCGCGATGTCCGGCTCGTCGCTGCTGGTGATCGGCAACGCTCTGCGGCTGAACCGGGCGGGAAAGATGGCCTCGACACCGTCCTTGCCCGCCGCCGAGGGGCTGGAGGTGCCGGCATGAGCATCCTCTCGCTCCTCATTCCCGTTACCCTCCTCATGGGACTCGTCGGCCTCGCAGCCTTTTTCTGGAACCTGCGCCACAGCCAATACGAGGACCTGCTGGGCGATGCCGAACGCATCCTCGACGACGACGACCGCCCGCTTCCCCCGACGACCTGCACGGGCGCCTTCCTGCGCCCTTCTGAGAAAGAGACAGCGCGATGATGGTGTCACGGCTGACCGAAACCGAAAGAGCGACGGCGATCCTGATCTCGCTGCTTGGCCTCGCCATAGGGTTACTGATGGCGGTCCTTGGCCATGGCGATCCGATGGGTGCGCATGGCTGGGTGGTGATGGCCTTTTGCGGCGTGATGATCTGGCTTGTCGTCTCGCACCTCTACGACCCCGAGCCCACCGAGGATCGCTCGGCCTCCTACTACGACGACCCGACGCGCGTCGGCATCATCCTGGCCCTGGTCTGGGGGGTGATCGCGATGGGAATGGGCGTATGGGTCGCAGCCCAACTCGCATGGCCGAACCTGCGCTTTGACGCCGCCTGGTCCAGCTTTGGCCGGCTGCGTCCGCTGCACACCTCGGGCGTCATCTTCGGCTTTGGCGGCAACGCGCTGATCGCGACATCGTATCACGTCATGCAACGCACGTCGCGGGCGCGCATCGCCGGCCAGTTGTCGCCGTGGTTCGTGCTGTTCGGCTACAACCTGTTCTGCATCATCGCCGCGACCGGCTACCTGATGGGCGTCACCCAGTCCAAGGAATACGCCGAGCCGGAATGGTATGCCGACCTGTGGTTGGTTGTCGTCTGGGTGGTGTATTTCGTCATGTATATCCGTACCCTCCAACGCCGGAACGAGCCGCACATCTACGTCGCCAACTGGTACTACCTCGCCTTCATCCTGGTTGTGGCGATGCTACACATCATCAACAACCTCGCGGTGCCCGCCTCGTTCTTTGGCGCGAAAAGCTATTCGCTGTTCTCGGGCGTGCAGGACGCAATGACCCAGTGGTGGTACGGGCACAACGCGGTAGCGTTCTTCCTGACCTCGGGCTTTCTGGGGATGCTCTACTACTTCCTGCCCCGGCGGGCGGAACGGCCGATTTACTCTTACCGTCTGTCCATCCTCAGCTTCTGGGGGATCGTGTTCTTTTACATGTGGGCTGGCTCGCACCACCTGCATTACACCGCCCTGCCCTACTGGGTGCAGACGCTGGGCATGACATTCTCGGTCATGCTGTTGGTCCCGTCCTGGGCATCGGCGGGGAACGCGCTGATGACGCTGAACGGCGCGTGGCACAAGGTTCGGGACGACGCCACGCTGCGCTTCATGATGACCGCAGCCGTGTTTTACGGCCTCTCGACCTTCGAGGGTTCGTTCATGGCAGTCCGTCAGGTCAACGCGCTGTCGCACTATACCGACTGGACCGTGGGCCACGTCCACGCCGGCGCGATGGGATGGGTCGCGCTGATCTCTTTCGGGTCGATCTACGCGGTTACACCGCTGCTCTTCCGCCGCGAGAGGATGTACTCGGCCGCTGCGGTCGAGTGGCACTTCTGGCTCGCCCTGGCGGGTACCGTCATCTACGTCTTTGCGATGTGGAACAGCGGCATCATCCAGGGGCTGATGTGGCGGACCTATAACGAAAGCGGCACGCTGCGCTATTCGTTCGTCGACTCTCTGGTCGCGATGCATCCCTACTATATCGCCCGCGCTTTCGGGGGCCTGCTGTTCCTCATCGGGGCCGCCATCGCGCTGTGGAACGTCGTGATGACGATCCGCCATGTCCCGGCCGAGCGTCGCGCCTTTGACCATCCGACCGATTCCGAAGCCCTCGAGCCGGCCGTGCCGGCTGCGGAGTGAAACGATGAACCGCCTTTTCAGAACCTTGCTCAAACCCTTCTCTGCCTTCTTCGAAGGGCATGCCCGGACGCACTACCGGATGGAGCGTCACTCGATCGCGCTGACGATCGGTATCATCATCGCAGCGGGCGTTGGCGGCTTTGTCGAGATCGCCCCCCTGTTCACCATCGACGAGACGGTCGAGAAGGTCTCGGACATGCGCGTCTACACCCCGCTCGAGCAGGCAGGGCGCGACATTTATGTGCGCGAGGCCTGTTATACCTGCCACAGCCAGATGATCCGTACGCTGCGCGACGAGGTGGAGCGCTATGGCCCCTACTCGCTGGCGGTCGAGAGCAAGTACGATCATCCCATGCTTTGGGGATCCAAGCGCACCGGCCCCGACCTCGCCCGGCTGGGTGACAAGTTTTCCGACGACTGGCACGTGCGGCACCTCATCGACCCGCGCGACGTGGTGCCTGAGTCCGTGATGCCTCAGTATGCCTTCCTAGCGCGCACCTCACTCGAGACCGCGAGCCTGCCGGGTCGTTTGGAGGCGCTTCGGACCGTCGGCGTGCCCTACACCGACGAGATGATCGCGAACGCCAGCTTGGATGCGCTGGGCCAGACCAGGCCTGACCGCGAGCAGGCCGATGGCGTTGTCGAGCGCTATGGCGAGGCAACCCATGTCCGCAATTTCGACGATCAGCCCGACCGACTGACCGAAATGGACGCGCTCGTCGCCTATCTGCAGGTCCTCGGCAAGCTGACCACCCTCCCGGACCAGATCAAGATCGTAGCGGAGGAGTGAAGATGGACTTTTCGCATGACAGCGTCGTCGCGTTCGCCAAGACCTTCGGCCTGATCTACCTGGTCGCGCTCTCGGTCGGGATCACCATCTACGCCTTCTGGCCGTCGCTGGGCAAACGCTTCGATAAGGCGGCAAACAGCATTCTGGATGACGAGAATGGCCCATGTCGGTAAAAGAACGCGATCCGCTGACCGGTCATCAGACCACCGGTCATGAATGGGACGGCATCACCGAACTGAACACCCGCGTTCCGCGCGCAGTGTGGTGGGCGGTGGGTCTGACACATCTGTGGGCGGTGATCGTCTGGGTATTGCTGCCCACCTGGCCACTGGTCACGACCTACACCAAGGGCCTGCTGGGCCTGACGGATCGCGGCGAGGTCGATGCCGCGATCGTTCAGGCCAATGCCGCGCGGGCCGACTGGGCCGACCCGGTCCTGGCGATGCCCGTGGACGAAATCCGCGCTGACGACGCACTGATCGGGCGCGTACGGCAGACCGGGCATTCGCTGTTTGGTGACAACTGCGCGGGCTGCCACGGTCGCGACGCGCGAGGCGGCCCCGGCTTTCCGAACCTGATCGACGGCGACTGGCTGTGGGGTGGCGATCCCGACACCATCATCGAGACGCTGAACGTCGGCATAAACTCGACCCACCCCGACACGCGCACCTCGCAGATGATGGCTTTTGGCCGGGACGGGATGCTGACACGACCGCAAATACTTTCGGTGATCGGCCACATCCGCGCGCTGTCGCGCACCGATGCCGCGCCGTCTGCCGACAATCCCGCAGGGGCCGAAATCTACGCCGACAACTGCGCCAGCTGCCACGGCGATGACGGGCGCGGCATGGAGGAAATCGGCGCCCCGAACCTGACCGACAACCAGTGGATCTACGGCGGCGACGATGATTCCGTCTACCGCACCATCTGGGGCGGGCGGCAGGGCTGGATGCCGTCCTGGCAGGGTCGGCTCAGCCCTACGGAGATCAAGATCCTGACCACCTATCTGCTCGATGCGGGGGCGCAATGAGCCTCGCACACATTCCACGGCGCTTCTGGTCCGGCGCGCGGCTCTTTGCGCTGGCGACATCCGGACTGATCCTCGTCATCTTCATCGCGGCGAACTGGCACCTTGTCGCCATTTCCCTCGCCTCCCACCCGGATTGCGCGCTTGCCCTTCCGCAGGACATCGCCGGTCCCCTTGCAGCGGCGAAACCATCATGTTGAACGACCCCGTCGACCCCCGCGAGCCCAAGGAACTGCCCCCGACAGACAATCCCCATGCCGGCGGGATCGTGATCCCGAAGGTGGTCCCATCGCTGCCGCGCGAGAACCCCTATGTACGCAGCCTTCCCGGCCGAACCGCACTTTCGTGGCTCGGTCAGGGATGGCGAGACCTCTGGGCGAACTCGCTTCCCAGCCTCCTTTACGGGCTGGGCGTGTTCTGCCTCTCGGCCTGGATCGCGTGGCTGCTGTTTCATCTGGAGCTGGACTATGTCCTCTTCCCTGCCCTCGCTGGTTTCCTGGTCCTCGGGCCGCTGGTCGCCAACGGCCTTTACGAGAAAAGCCGCCGGCTCGAGCTCGGCGAGCGCACCAGTTTTCTACAGATGATCTTCGTCCGGCCCGCCTCGGGCTACCAGGCGCTGTTCATGGGGGTCCTGCTGCTGGGCCTCTTCCTGCTGTGGCTGCGCGCCGCGGTCATCATTTACGCTCTGTTCTTTGGGGTCGTGGGGTTTCCCGGCATCGAGGACCTCGGGCAGATGCTGCTCTTCACCCACAAGGGCTGGGGCTTGCTGATCGCCGGCAGTGCCGTCGGCGCTCTCTTCGCCGCCTTCGGGTTTGCCATCAGCGTCTTCGCGCTGCCCATGATGCTGGAAGAGCGAACTGATGCCCTTACGGCGCTGGGCATCAGCATGGCCATGACCTGGAACAACCTGCGCGTGATGATCGTCTGGGGCGCAATCGTCCTGGTGTTGTTCGCGATCTGCGTGGCAAGCCTCTTTATCGGGTTGATCGTGATCTTCCCGCTGCTGGGCCACGCGACATGGCACGCCTATCGTACGATCCGCGGAACAAGCCACGCTGGAAAGCCGAGCGAACGGATGTTCATCAGGCCGGCATAAGGGGCGGCTGTTTTGGGAAGCGCTCAAAGCGCAGTCGTGATCTCCGACGGCTGCGCTGGAAAGCTACCTCTCAAGCGTCATGGTGGCCATGGCGTCCATATCAGGCGGCATCTCAGAACCTGACGCCGCATAGCCGTTCTGCGACAACAGAAATGTGGTGATGTCAGTGTAAGTCTTGTCTGTCAGGGCGCCGGGCCGGTTCGGCGGCATTGCGCTTTGGGTAAAGCTGTAGAGCGCGTCGACCGTTGTCGGACCCCAATGCTCGTCGAAGTAATTACCCTTCAGCGGCGCACCCCCGAATTCCCCGTTGTTCAACTGATCGCCATGGCAATCCGAGCAATTGGCCATGTAGGCCTTCCGGCCACGCTCGACCTGCGCGGTAGTGAATTGCGGCGGGCGAAGGTCTTCGTCCACCGCTTTTTCGACGGTCTTGGGTGCAGCACCGATCGGCGCCGTGGCGTCGAGGCTTGGCATGCCCTTGATCTCGGCAAAACCTGCAGGCGCCAAAATTGCGACGAGGATGGCTGAAACTGCGCCAGACCGGCAAAATTGGCGAAGTGGCTGTCGGTGCGTCATCGTTCCATCTCTCACATCATGTGGTGCTGAACTGAGCGCTCATCCCGGCTTGACATGGTGGGACACTGGGAGTGTTCTTTGACTGTGGGGATTCTGATCCCCTACTGCAAGCCAACGATGGACGGTCACGCCGTTCCCGGCAAGGTCGCCCTCGGTAATTTGGAGGGTCTCAGCATGACATTCGCGCGTTTGTTAACCTCATCGATGTGGGTCGCACCCCTGTTGGTGCTCGGCAGCGTGGCAGTGGCGCAGGAGAAGGCCGCGCCGAATCCGCTGGACGCCATCACGCCCGTGACCGACGAGATGCTGAAGAAGCCGGCCGATGGCGACTGGCTGATGTGGCGGCGTACCTATGACGGCTGGGGCTTCTCGCCGCTCGCGCAGATAGACAAGACGAATGTGAAGAACCTGGAGGTCGCATGGGTGTGGTCGCTGTCGAACGGCGCGACGGAAACGACGCCCATCGTCCATGACGGGGTCCTGTTCGTCTACAACTACGGCGACAAGATCCAGGCGCTGAACGCCAAGACGGGCGATCTGCTCTGGGAATATCAGCGCGAGTTGCCGCAGGAATTGATCGACGCCGGTGGCAACAACCTCGCCAAGCGCAACATGGCCATCTACGATGACAAGCTGATCGCAGCGACCTCCGATGCCTTTATCATCGCGCTCGACGTCAAGACCGGCCAGGTCGCCTGGGAAAAGCAAACGGCCGACTGGCAAAAGGGCTGGCGCTACACCAGCGGCCCGTTCATCGCCGAGGGCAAGATCATTCAGGGGATGACTGGCTGCGGCAACGCCCAGCCGGGCGGCTGCTTCGTCACCGGCAACGATCCCAAGACCGGCGAGGAGCTCTGGCGTGTCTACACCATTGCCCGGCCGGATGACCCGAAAGGCGGAGATACCTGGAACGGGCTGCCGCTGGAGAGCCGGATGGGCGGTTCGGCCTGGATCTCGGGCACCTATGACCCCGACCAGAAACTTGTCTTCCAGGGGGTCGGCCAGCCTTACCCCTGGATCGCCGAAATGCGCGGAACGCTGCCGGTGAAGGATGGCAAGAACAACGATGCCCTCTACACCGATTCTACCATGGCGATCGACCCGGCCTCGGGCGAGCTGAAATGGTACCACCAGTACCTCAAGGACGACACCTGGGACCTCGATTACGTCTACGAGCGGCAGCTGATCGACCTTCCGGTCGCCGGTGTGGACAAGAAGATGCTGGTGACCACCGGCAAGCTGGGCATCATCGAGGCGATTGATCGCACCAACGGCGATTTCCTGTGGGCGACCGAGACGGTGCCGCAAAACGTCGTCTCTGCCATCGATGAAAAGACAGGCGAAAAGACCATCAACCAGGACGCTGTCCCGCATATCGGCAAGACGACGGTGAACTGCCCGGCGGACCCCGGGGGGCGCGGTTGGCCGGCCACGGCCTACAGCCCGAAGACCCAGGCACTATACCTGCCGCTGAACGAGTTCTGCTCGAACACGACGCCGCAGCCGCTCGACCCTGGCCAAGTGTACACGGGCGGAGGCAGGGCCACCTATGACCGCGTGCCGGTGCCGAACAGCGACGGCAATATCGGCCGGATCGATGCGGTCAAGCTGACCGACCAGTCGCAGATGTGGAGCCATCGCCAGCGCTCACCCGTCACCAGCGCCGTTCTGCCGACCGCAGGCGGGCTCGTCTTCGCGGGCAGTTGGGACCGCTGGTTCCGGGCTTTTGACGACGAGACCGGCGACGTGCTGTGGGAAACGCGGGTGAACAACGCGATCAACTCGTTCCCGATCAGCTACGAGGTCGACGGCAAGCAGTACATCGCCGTCGCCGTGGGCAATGGGTCCAGCGCCGCACGCTCTTGGGCGACGCTGACGCCCGAATTGCTGAACCCGGATGGCGGCTCGGCCCTGTGGGTATTTGCCGTTTCGGACGAGAAGAAAACGGCCGCCAACTGACGGTCCACGCAAAAACGAAGGCAGCGGCGGGATGACGGCGCCGCTGCCTTCCTGAACAATCGGGCATGGCGGATGGCACCAGGAATGATCATTCGGGCCTGCGCGTTGATTTCCGTCGGTCTCATGGGGTTTATGCCCATCGCGGCCCCGGCGCAGGATACGCCCTACATCGCAGAGCCGTGGCGCTACGGTCGAAACGACGACAAGAATACCTTGCGCTACTGCATCGACCCGAGGGATTCAGAGTGGAAGATCGCACAGGACATCGCCCAGCAGATCGCCGCGGCCCTGCTGCTGGAACCCGCGCCCAAGATGATCGAGGACAAGCGGGTCACGGCGGGCTGGGACGTCCTTTACACCCATCTTCTGACGGATTGCGACGTCTACTTCGGCTTCAAGCTGATCCCGGGGGTTTATCCCGGTTGGGTGACGCTGACGCGCCCCTACTATGCCTCGACCTACGTGTTCGCCGTCACCGACCCAAGCTGGCAATCTCTCGCGGACATTCCGCCAGATCGGCCCATCGCGACGGCAATCGGCACCAGCGCGGATTTCAGCTTCATCAAATACCTGCAAACGCTGCCCCCTGCCCGCCAGTGGCCACGCTTTCCAATGGGCACCAACGAAGATGCCCTTGCGGCCCTTTCCAAAGGCACGGCGGCGGCCGCCTTGGTCTGGGGACCCGCCGTCTGGGCCGCGAAGGAGGCGAACCCGGCCTATGCCGACCTGCGCCTGATTGCGCCCGACCCCTTGCCACCAACCACGCTGAACATGGGCGCAGCCATGCTGGGCAACCAGAGCTTTTTGCGCAGCAACGTCGACCGCGCCATTTCAGAGCTGACGGCAGACGGGACGATAGCCGCGATCCTGAAGGACCATGCTTTCCCCGCAGAGCCGGTTCCCTAGCGGCGAAGAGGAACTGCGCCCCCGTGGAGCTGGCGGGCGGCACCATCTGCCCGGCAGCCGGCAACCTGCCGTGAAGGGTGGGATCGTTGCCTGCGATGTCGGCAAGCGCTTCGGACGGACGCTGGCGCTCGACAAGGTATCCCTGACCGTCCAACCCGGTCAGTTGTTCGCGCTTCTCGGGCCCAACGGCGCGGGCAAGACTACCCTTGTGCGGATTCTTACTACCCTGCTGCGGGCCGACAGCGGCACTGTTCTGGTGGACGGCAAGGATGTCGTGAAGCAGGCACAAGCCGCACGCGCCAGCATCGGAGTGGTTTTTCAGGAGCCGAGCCTTGATGACCGGCTGACGGTGGGCGAGAACCTAGATTTCCACGGCCGGGTATATGGCGTTCCGGGACCGCTGCGTCGCAAGCGCATCCACCAGATGCTGGATTTGGTCGAGTTGACCGATCAGCACGATCGACTGGTGCGCACGCTGTCCTCTGGCATGAAACGCCGCGTCGAGATTGCCCGAGCGCTGATCCACGACACGGCCATCCTGTTCATGGACGAGCCGACGGTGGGGCTCGACGTCCAGAGCCGCGCGCGGATCTGGGACTATATCGCGCGCCTGCGTGACGAGCGTGACCTGACAGTGGTGGTGACCACCCACTACATTGAAGAGGTCGCGGGCTGCGACCGCGTTTGTATCATCGACCAGGGCAAGGTTCTCGCCGCCGACACGCCCGCGGCTTTGCGGCGCAGGTACGGACAAGTTCTTTTGCGGGTCACACCGCGTGACGAGGAGACCCGGGCCCAGATCCTTGCCCTGGTCCCCGACGCCGCCCTGGATTCCCAAGGCTCGATCATCCTACCTGTCCCCGAGGAAGGTTTCGTCGACCGCTTTCTGGCGCGGTTCGGCCCGCATATCATCACCATGCATCTCGATGAGGCGACGCTCGAAAGCGTGTTCCTGTCCCTGACCGGGCGCGAGATCCGCGAGCGCGCGCCAAGCCCGCGCGAAAGGACCTATGCCTTCGCCCAACAAGGCGGAGAGCACACGCGATGAAGGCCGCCCGCTTCCACGCCATCCAGGTATCCGGGCTCTACGCGATCTGGCTGCGCGAGGTGAAACGCGCGATCCGCGATCGCGGACAACTGATCGGCGGGGTCAGCCGGCCGCTGCTCTGGGTGCTGATCCTCGGCATCGGACTAAACCCCTACTTCCGGGGCGAGATCTATGGCGAGGTCCGCTTTGTCGTACCCTACACCTATCTGCAATTCATCTTTCCGGCCGTCATCGCCCTGAATATCCTCTATACCTCCGTGCAGTCCGCGGTGTCGGTGATCTGGGACCGCCAATTCGGTTTCATGCGTGAGGTGCTCGCCTCGCCGCTCTCGCGCGGTACGATCCTGCTGGGCAAGGTCCTGGGCGGCACCACGGTCGCGATGTTCCACGGCGCCATCGTCCTCGTGCTGGCGCGCTTTGTCGATGTGCCGCTGGCGCCCTGGGACGTCCTGCGGGCACTGGGCCTGATGTTCCTGATGGCCTTTGCTCTGACCTCTCTCGGTATCGTGCTGGCCAATCGCGTGCGCAGCTTCGAAGGCTTCGGCGTGTTCTCCAATGTCGTGATCCTCCCGCTTTACTTTACCTCGTCCTCGATCTTTCCGCTCGACCCGGCACTGACGGGCGCTCAGATGCGGATCGTCTATCCCGAGTGGCTGGTGACTCTCGTGCGCCTCAACCCCATGACCTATGCCGTTGATGCGCTGCGGGGCGTGCTGATCCATTACAACCAGTTCGATCCGCATTACGGACCGGCGGTCCTGATTGCGATGGCGGTGGTATTCTTCGTCATCGCGCTGGGGGATTTCCGGAGACTGGAATGAGCAGGTGGCGCCGCGCCTTTCGCGATCTGTCACCGCTTGCTCTGACCGCTGGGCTGCTCGCCGCGGTCTACCTGCTGCCGCCCGACACGTCGCTCGCCGAGGTCCGCCGCCTTGGCGCGCTCGATGTTTGCGTCCCGCTTTCCTATCCGCCGCTCGTGACTGGCGATGCGGGCCGGCCTGGGTTCGAGGTCGAACTGCTGCAGCAGGCCGCGCAGCGCATGGGATTGAGGCTTACGCTCAACACGGTTCCGGCGATGGGCGAGAGCTTCAATCCGCGTAGTTGGCGGATCACGAGGGCGCGCTGCCATGTTGTTGCTGGCGGGGTGACGGATACGCCGGCGACTCGGTCTTTTCTGGACCTGACGCTGCCCCATGCGCAAACCGGCTGGGGGATGATGTCGCCACGCGAGGATGTCGGACTCGAGGGCCGCTCCGTAGGGGTCCTGATCGATTCCTCGGGCGCGGATAGGCTGGCAGTATCGTCTGTCTTGCGCAACGCGAAAGCCCGGCCCCAGTTGTTCCGCAGCCCTGATGCGCTGGTCAAGGCGCTTTCCGCCGGGAGCATCGACGTCGCGATCGGGGAT
Coding sequences within it:
- a CDS encoding heavy metal translocating P-type ATPase, which gives rise to MSGSATLTAASAERRASVMPTPEGHGQILLSVPGIRCGACVASVERRLAELPEVVSARANLTLRRVTVTLANAGADPLPVIEKLQALGYPASPIDTSDLGPQAESAQSRQLVRAMAVAGFGAANIMLLSVAVWSGADGATRETFHLISGLIALPIVAYSGRPFFDSALRALRAGRTNMDVPISIGILLAVALSVVETVQGGAHVFFDAAVTLIFFLLAGRYLDQLMREKARSAITGLARLAPKGASVERPDGTSEWLRLDAVAPGMILHIGPGETVPLDVRVVEGATDIDRSLVTGESMPIAAGLNATLEAGTRNLTGTLRAEVLRAADESFLAQMQRMLGEAEAGRGRYVRIADRAARLYAPVVHSLALLTFIGWVLATGDWRASAFVAISVLIITCPCALGLAVPVAHVVAAGRLMREGVLMKDGSALERLAQIDHVVFDKTGTLTTGQPRVSAAPTDPARRAAARALAAGSVHPAALAITAHLPECGPPASDLREVPGFGIEAVVSGRRARLGRSSWVAEIASGGTAPAGPAFAFERDTAEAFHLAETLRDGARETIAELEARGLTTAMLSGDVAERAKAMASRLGIAEVHDGATPADKIGYLNALQIDGRRAMMVGDGLNDTAALAAAHVSMAPSSASDAGRSAADLVFLRDGLQAVAVAHDLARRTARLVSQNIGLAVAYNCLAIPLAMAGQVTPLIAALAMSGSSLLVIGNALRLNRAGKMASTPSLPAAEGLEVPA
- the ccoS gene encoding cbb3-type cytochrome oxidase assembly protein CcoS, which translates into the protein MSILSLLIPVTLLMGLVGLAAFFWNLRHSQYEDLLGDAERILDDDDRPLPPTTCTGAFLRPSEKETAR
- the ccoN gene encoding cytochrome-c oxidase, cbb3-type subunit I yields the protein MVSRLTETERATAILISLLGLAIGLLMAVLGHGDPMGAHGWVVMAFCGVMIWLVVSHLYDPEPTEDRSASYYDDPTRVGIILALVWGVIAMGMGVWVAAQLAWPNLRFDAAWSSFGRLRPLHTSGVIFGFGGNALIATSYHVMQRTSRARIAGQLSPWFVLFGYNLFCIIAATGYLMGVTQSKEYAEPEWYADLWLVVVWVVYFVMYIRTLQRRNEPHIYVANWYYLAFILVVAMLHIINNLAVPASFFGAKSYSLFSGVQDAMTQWWYGHNAVAFFLTSGFLGMLYYFLPRRAERPIYSYRLSILSFWGIVFFYMWAGSHHLHYTALPYWVQTLGMTFSVMLLVPSWASAGNALMTLNGAWHKVRDDATLRFMMTAAVFYGLSTFEGSFMAVRQVNALSHYTDWTVGHVHAGAMGWVALISFGSIYAVTPLLFRRERMYSAAAVEWHFWLALAGTVIYVFAMWNSGIIQGLMWRTYNESGTLRYSFVDSLVAMHPYYIARAFGGLLFLIGAAIALWNVVMTIRHVPAERRAFDHPTDSEALEPAVPAAE
- the ccoO gene encoding cytochrome-c oxidase, cbb3-type subunit II, producing the protein MNRLFRTLLKPFSAFFEGHARTHYRMERHSIALTIGIIIAAGVGGFVEIAPLFTIDETVEKVSDMRVYTPLEQAGRDIYVREACYTCHSQMIRTLRDEVERYGPYSLAVESKYDHPMLWGSKRTGPDLARLGDKFSDDWHVRHLIDPRDVVPESVMPQYAFLARTSLETASLPGRLEALRTVGVPYTDEMIANASLDALGQTRPDREQADGVVERYGEATHVRNFDDQPDRLTEMDALVAYLQVLGKLTTLPDQIKIVAEE
- a CDS encoding cbb3-type cytochrome c oxidase subunit 3 translates to MDFSHDSVVAFAKTFGLIYLVALSVGITIYAFWPSLGKRFDKAANSILDDENGPCR
- the ccoP gene encoding cytochrome-c oxidase, cbb3-type subunit III, encoding MSVKERDPLTGHQTTGHEWDGITELNTRVPRAVWWAVGLTHLWAVIVWVLLPTWPLVTTYTKGLLGLTDRGEVDAAIVQANAARADWADPVLAMPVDEIRADDALIGRVRQTGHSLFGDNCAGCHGRDARGGPGFPNLIDGDWLWGGDPDTIIETLNVGINSTHPDTRTSQMMAFGRDGMLTRPQILSVIGHIRALSRTDAAPSADNPAGAEIYADNCASCHGDDGRGMEEIGAPNLTDNQWIYGGDDDSVYRTIWGGRQGWMPSWQGRLSPTEIKILTTYLLDAGAQ
- a CDS encoding DUF2189 domain-containing protein gives rise to the protein MLNDPVDPREPKELPPTDNPHAGGIVIPKVVPSLPRENPYVRSLPGRTALSWLGQGWRDLWANSLPSLLYGLGVFCLSAWIAWLLFHLELDYVLFPALAGFLVLGPLVANGLYEKSRRLELGERTSFLQMIFVRPASGYQALFMGVLLLGLFLLWLRAAVIIYALFFGVVGFPGIEDLGQMLLFTHKGWGLLIAGSAVGALFAAFGFAISVFALPMMLEERTDALTALGISMAMTWNNLRVMIVWGAIVLVLFAICVASLFIGLIVIFPLLGHATWHAYRTIRGTSHAGKPSERMFIRPA
- a CDS encoding c-type cytochrome, coding for MPSLDATAPIGAAPKTVEKAVDEDLRPPQFTTAQVERGRKAYMANCSDCHGDQLNNGEFGGAPLKGNYFDEHWGPTTVDALYSFTQSAMPPNRPGALTDKTYTDITTFLLSQNGYAASGSEMPPDMDAMATMTLER